ATCTAGTCTCATGGGGCAAATTATAATAAAAAAATACTTCTGCTTTGATTATTTATAGTTATTTTAGTCTCTTTCTGTAAAATACCAAAATGTATTTTGTAAAAGAAGAGACTTCATCTACATATGAAGAGAAAAAATCAAAATTTATAGCTTATTTAGCACCTTTTAGCAAATTTGATTCTTTGATGAAAGAATTAAGGAAAGAACATCCTAAAGCTAGACACTTCGTTTATGCTTATAGATATTTAAATGAATTTAATCAAATTGTAGAAAATAGTAGTGATGATGGAGAGCCACGAGGTACAAGTGGAAAACCTTCCTTAAATGTATTAGCTGGAAATGAATTAATAAATAGTGCAGTAATTATTATTAGATATTTTGGTGGAATTAAATTAGGAACAGGTGGTTTAGTTCGTGCATATAGTGATGCTGTAAATTTAGTGATTAATAATAGTAAGTTAATAAAATATGAAGATAAACAAAAAGTTACTTTAAAAGTAGATTATTCAAGATTATCAAAAATAGAATATATTTTAAATGAATTAGAAATAGAAGTTTCTAACAAAGAGTTTCAAAATGAAGTAACTCTTTTTTTACTTGTAACAAAAGAACAAAAATTAGAGTTGGAAAAACAGCTACCAATAGACTTACAATTGAATAATTAAATAAATTATAAATAAAAGTTTAATATAATAATTTAATTTATTATTTAAGGAGGCTTTATGAAAGCTTTTTTAATTATTCTTTGTCTATATATCTTTTTATATTCAGAAGATAAAATCAATGTAAATTTCAATAACTTAGAGTTAATTGAACTAATAAAAATCACTTCTAAAACAATAAACAAAAATATTTTAGTCTCCCAAGAGATAAAAGGAAAAGTGAATTTTGTCTCCTCTTCTCCTATTTCAAAAGAACAATTATTAGAGATTTTAAAACTTACTTTAAAAGAGAATGGTTATTTTTTAGAAGAGAAAAGTGGAATCTTAAGAGTTAAACCTTTATCTAAAAAAGTAACTCTTTCTAAAATAAAAAATAGTTCTAACCTCTTAGTAAAAACAGAAGTTGTAAGACTTTTAAATATAGAGGCTAAAGAGTTAGAAAATATAATAAGTAAGTTAGTAGAAAAAAGATATAAAAAAGACTCCTTTTCTCCAATAATCGTATATGAAGAGAGTTCTAATTCTATTATTGTAAGTGCAAAAAAGAGTGAACTTTCTTCACTGGTCTCTTTAATAAAAGATTTAGATAGAAGAA
This sequence is a window from Halarcobacter bivalviorum. Protein-coding genes within it:
- a CDS encoding YigZ family protein, translating into MYFVKEETSSTYEEKKSKFIAYLAPFSKFDSLMKELRKEHPKARHFVYAYRYLNEFNQIVENSSDDGEPRGTSGKPSLNVLAGNELINSAVIIIRYFGGIKLGTGGLVRAYSDAVNLVINNSKLIKYEDKQKVTLKVDYSRLSKIEYILNELEIEVSNKEFQNEVTLFLLVTKEQKLELEKQLPIDLQLNN